The Streptomyces sp. RKAG293 genome includes a region encoding these proteins:
- a CDS encoding protein-tyrosine-phosphatase: MTAPERRGIPGQRDDRFRILHVCTGNVCRSPIAERLTRHELTLRLGDGADGILVESAGTWGHEGAPMEAHAAAVLTEYGADASGFIGRELLDDHVIDADLVLTATRDHRAQVISMGHAAGLRTFTLKEFTRLVRAIDPATLPEGSVSDRARALVRAAAALRGWLLAPSAEADEVYDPYGAPIGFFRSIGEEIHSSLDPVVTALTGIRTPTPR; this comes from the coding sequence TTGACCGCGCCCGAAAGGCGTGGCATACCGGGTCAGCGCGATGACCGCTTCCGCATCCTCCACGTCTGCACCGGCAATGTCTGCCGCTCGCCGATCGCCGAGCGGCTGACCCGTCATGAGCTGACGCTGCGCCTCGGCGACGGTGCCGACGGGATCCTCGTCGAGTCCGCCGGCACCTGGGGGCACGAAGGCGCGCCCATGGAGGCGCACGCCGCCGCCGTCCTCACCGAGTACGGCGCCGACGCGTCCGGGTTCATCGGCCGTGAGCTGCTCGACGACCACGTCATCGACGCCGACCTGGTGCTGACCGCGACCCGCGACCACCGCGCGCAGGTCATCTCGATGGGGCACGCGGCGGGGCTGCGCACCTTCACGCTGAAGGAGTTCACCCGGCTGGTGCGGGCCATAGACCCCGCGACCCTCCCCGAGGGCAGCGTGTCGGACCGCGCCCGCGCGCTGGTGCGTGCCGCCGCCGCGCTGCGCGGCTGGCTGCTGGCCCCGAGCGCCGAGGCCGACGAGGTCTACGACCCCTACGGCGCCCCGATCGGGTTCTTCCGCAGCATCGGCGAGGAGATCCATAGTTCCCTCGACCCGGTCGTCACCGCGCTGACCGGAATCCGTACCCCGACCCCCCGGTAG